The following are from one region of the Chitinophagales bacterium genome:
- the cas1 gene encoding CRISPR-associated endonuclease Cas1, translating into MIKRTLYFGNPAYLSTRLEQLVVRLPEAEKNPSLPDQFKKEAQATLPIEDIGVIILDHPQIILSQALLSKLLENNVAVISCNSTHHPSGLMLNLSGHTLQSERFKKQIEATQPLRKQLWQATVKAKIRNQALLLKRYNLPADNLLYWARQVTSGDEGNLEARAATYYWKTLFPEIPGFVRQREGPPPNHLLNYTYAILRAIVARSLVGSGLLPTLGIHHHNRYNHYCLADDIMEPYRPFADALVKELVLQGKAATHLTPEVKKQLMGIAQTDVLFEDERSPLMVGVQRTTASLARCFEGTSKKLQYPQLP; encoded by the coding sequence ATGATCAAACGCACCCTCTACTTTGGCAATCCTGCCTACCTCAGCACCCGCCTGGAGCAGCTGGTGGTCCGGCTGCCGGAAGCGGAAAAAAACCCCTCCCTTCCTGACCAATTTAAAAAAGAAGCACAGGCCACCCTACCCATTGAAGATATCGGGGTGATTATACTCGACCACCCGCAAATCATCCTGTCGCAGGCCCTGCTCAGCAAACTGCTGGAAAATAATGTGGCCGTTATTTCCTGCAACTCCACCCACCATCCTTCCGGTTTAATGCTTAACCTGTCAGGGCACACGCTCCAATCCGAAAGATTTAAAAAACAAATTGAAGCCACCCAGCCACTCCGCAAGCAGTTGTGGCAGGCCACCGTAAAAGCCAAAATCCGGAACCAGGCCCTGTTGTTGAAGCGATATAACCTGCCGGCCGACAACCTTTTGTACTGGGCCCGGCAGGTAACCTCAGGCGATGAGGGGAACCTTGAAGCCAGAGCCGCCACCTACTATTGGAAAACCCTGTTCCCGGAAATACCCGGGTTTGTGCGTCAGCGCGAAGGCCCACCCCCTAACCACCTGCTCAACTACACCTACGCCATACTGCGCGCCATAGTGGCCCGCAGCCTGGTGGGTTCCGGCCTTTTGCCCACCCTGGGCATCCACCACCACAACCGGTACAACCACTACTGCCTGGCCGATGACATAATGGAACCCTACCGCCCCTTTGCCGATGCTCTGGTAAAAGAACTGGTACTGCAGGGAAAAGCTGCAACTCACCTTACCCCCGAAGTAAAAAAACAGTTGATGGGTATAGCCCAAACCGATGTGCTGTTTGAAGATGAACGCAGCCCGCTGATGGTAGGTGTACAGCGCACCACTGCATCGCTGGCCCGGTGTTTTGAGGGAACATCCAAGAAACTGCAATACCCGCAACTGCCGTAA
- the cas2 gene encoding CRISPR-associated endoribonuclease Cas2, whose amino-acid sequence MRLNEYRIMWIMVLFDLPTETKKDRKNYAEFRKKMLKDGFSMFQFSAYLRPCPSAENAEVHIQRIKKNLPPKGHVGILKITDKQFGNMLIFYGKEEKPKPPFPQQLELF is encoded by the coding sequence ATGCGCCTAAACGAATACCGCATTATGTGGATTATGGTTTTATTTGACCTCCCCACCGAAACGAAGAAGGACAGAAAGAACTATGCTGAATTCCGGAAAAAAATGCTGAAAGACGGGTTCAGCATGTTTCAGTTCAGCGCCTACCTGCGCCCTTGCCCCAGTGCCGAAAATGCTGAAGTGCACATTCAACGCATAAAGAAAAACCTGCCCCCTAAAGGGCACGTGGGTATTTTGAAAATTACCGATAAACAGTTCGGAAATATGCTGATCTTTTACGGCAAAGAAGAAAAACCAAAGCCTCCCTTTCCGCAGCAGCTTGAGCTGTTCTGA
- the darA gene encoding dialkylrecorsinol condensing protein DarA: MDKKVLVLCYSQTGQLREIAERFVEPFKAKKISVEVVQVEPSEEAPFAFPWDSRRFFDVMPESVLCKPIPLKPFQLQSRQYDLIILAYQPWFLSPSLPATSLLKHPEIIPHLQHTPVITLIGARNMWINAHEKVKHLLKEAGSHLVGNAVLVDPHPNLISAITILYWMFYGKKDRLWGIFPEPGISKHDMQYAEKYGKLACTALLTENFSTLQQQLIDAGAVPLKDNLIFIEERAGRLFYLWAHFISQRKNRRLWLTVFKYYLLIALFVVAPVLLMINLILLRPFTGGQMQRKKQYYAYN, encoded by the coding sequence ATGGATAAAAAAGTGCTGGTGCTCTGCTACTCACAGACCGGACAACTGAGAGAGATCGCAGAACGGTTTGTTGAGCCTTTCAAGGCAAAAAAGATTTCCGTTGAAGTGGTTCAGGTTGAGCCTTCCGAGGAAGCGCCTTTTGCTTTTCCCTGGGATAGCAGGCGCTTTTTTGACGTAATGCCTGAAAGTGTTCTCTGCAAACCCATTCCCCTGAAACCGTTTCAACTTCAATCCCGCCAATATGACCTGATTATTCTTGCCTATCAACCATGGTTCCTTTCTCCCAGTTTACCGGCAACGTCATTGCTGAAGCACCCGGAAATCATCCCGCACCTGCAACACACTCCGGTAATTACACTGATAGGCGCAAGAAACATGTGGATCAATGCTCACGAGAAAGTGAAACATCTGCTGAAAGAAGCGGGCAGCCATCTTGTCGGAAACGCGGTACTTGTCGACCCGCATCCCAACCTCATCAGCGCCATCACCATACTCTACTGGATGTTTTACGGAAAAAAAGACCGGCTTTGGGGCATCTTTCCCGAACCCGGCATAAGTAAGCACGATATGCAGTATGCAGAAAAATACGGGAAACTGGCGTGCACAGCATTGCTGACAGAAAACTTTAGCACTCTACAGCAGCAACTCATTGATGCGGGCGCTGTTCCATTGAAGGATAATCTGATATTTATTGAAGAGCGGGCAGGCCGCTTGTTCTACCTTTGGGCGCATTTTATAAGCCAAAGGAAAAACCGAAGATTATGGTTGACTGTTTTTAAATATTACCTGCTGATCGCCTTATTTGTGGTTGCGCCTGTTTTACTGATGATAAATCTAATTTTATTACGGCCTTTCACTGGCGGGCAGATGCAAAGAAAAAAGCAGTATTATGCATACAATTGA
- the darB gene encoding hypothetical protein, which yields MKQVYINRVAGFLPNEPVTNEEMEDYLGKINDRASRSKAIVLRNNGIKTRYYASDKNGKTTHTNAQMAALAIRKLFADDPQYLKKVELLACGTSVPDQLMPSHAVMVHGLLPELGTIEVVSAAGVCCSGLHSLKYTYQAIKSGEVSTAVASGSERLSAVMRKHVFEVEARRLAELEKNPMIAFEKEFLRWMLSDGAGAALLSSQPNETGLSLRIDWLVGYSFANRAETCMYMGADKMEDGSLKSWMDFMPDELVNRSVMAIKQDLKLLDKNIVRLGTDYLKETYLKKGHKLEELDYFLVHMSSEYFRSRIAARFEEIGFDIPQEKWFTNLTTKGNIGAAAIYVMLEEMLQKNMLKKGNTILISVPESARFSYVFGHLTVC from the coding sequence GTGAAGCAGGTCTATATCAATCGCGTGGCCGGATTTCTTCCCAATGAACCTGTGACTAACGAGGAGATGGAAGATTACCTTGGAAAGATCAATGATCGGGCATCCCGTTCAAAAGCTATCGTGTTGCGTAATAACGGCATTAAAACGCGCTATTATGCTTCCGATAAAAACGGCAAAACCACCCATACCAATGCGCAGATGGCTGCCCTCGCAATACGAAAGCTTTTTGCCGATGACCCGCAATATCTGAAAAAGGTTGAACTGCTTGCCTGCGGCACCTCTGTACCCGATCAGCTCATGCCTTCGCATGCCGTGATGGTGCATGGATTGTTGCCTGAGTTAGGTACCATTGAAGTGGTGTCAGCGGCAGGCGTGTGTTGCTCCGGCCTCCATTCCCTGAAATATACCTATCAGGCAATAAAGTCAGGCGAGGTGAGCACTGCCGTGGCCTCCGGTTCAGAACGTCTTTCGGCAGTCATGCGCAAACATGTCTTTGAAGTAGAGGCCAGGCGACTGGCTGAGCTGGAAAAAAATCCCATGATCGCCTTTGAAAAGGAATTTTTACGCTGGATGCTCAGTGATGGTGCCGGAGCTGCGCTATTATCTTCTCAACCTAATGAAACTGGTCTGAGCCTGCGTATTGACTGGCTGGTAGGCTATTCTTTTGCCAATCGCGCTGAAACCTGCATGTACATGGGGGCCGATAAAATGGAAGATGGCTCTTTGAAAAGCTGGATGGACTTCATGCCCGATGAACTTGTCAACCGATCGGTGATGGCTATCAAACAGGATTTAAAATTGCTGGATAAAAACATCGTCCGCCTGGGAACCGATTATCTGAAAGAGACCTATTTAAAAAAAGGACACAAGCTGGAAGAGTTGGACTACTTCCTGGTGCATATGTCCAGCGAATACTTCAGAAGTCGCATCGCAGCCCGTTTTGAAGAAATCGGATTTGACATACCCCAGGAAAAATGGTTTACCAACCTGACCACCAAAGGCAATATCGGTGCGGCAGCCATCTATGTCATGCTGGAAGAGATGCTGCAAAAAAATATGCTCAAAAAGGGTAACACTATACTGATATCCGTGCCTGAAAGTGCGCGTTTTTCTTATGTTTTCGGCCATCTGACAGTTTGCTGA
- a CDS encoding peptidase → MKVEFKHIQSAHCENGVTVNLLHYYGIEQLTEPLVFGIGSGIFFIYIPFLQVNNAPAISYRSAPGTIFSRTCKALDIPLVRKKFRSPQKAEQELLECLRAGQPVGCQVGVYFLPYFPREYRFHFNAHNLVVYGKENGHYLISDPVMETTTRLTPYELERVRFAKGTFSPKGQLYYPRERKAVSREQIARAIIKGIRRTHWDMVKIPLPFMGVNGIRFTARKIRKWRGQLGLKKAGAYLAQLVRMQEEIGTGGGGFRFIYAAFLQQAYQYIPDEDFIRLSERFTQAGDNWRAAAVQAAGIYKGRLTQQSDFNHMADMLEAIADLEKQAFTELKKIANKHE, encoded by the coding sequence GTGAAAGTTGAGTTTAAACATATTCAGTCAGCACATTGTGAAAATGGCGTTACCGTTAATCTGCTCCATTACTATGGCATTGAGCAGCTTACCGAACCTTTGGTATTTGGCATCGGCTCGGGCATTTTCTTTATTTACATTCCATTCCTGCAGGTAAACAATGCCCCGGCTATTTCCTACCGCAGTGCACCCGGCACTATATTTTCACGCACCTGTAAGGCGCTGGATATACCGCTGGTCCGGAAAAAATTCAGGTCACCTCAGAAAGCCGAGCAGGAGCTGCTGGAATGCCTCCGGGCTGGTCAGCCTGTGGGATGTCAAGTAGGCGTGTACTTCCTTCCCTATTTTCCGCGGGAGTATCGTTTTCATTTTAATGCACATAACCTGGTTGTATATGGTAAAGAAAACGGCCATTACCTTATCAGCGACCCGGTAATGGAAACCACTACCAGGCTAACCCCCTACGAACTGGAAAGAGTGCGCTTTGCTAAAGGCACCTTCTCGCCAAAAGGGCAGCTTTACTATCCCCGCGAACGCAAAGCAGTTAGCCGCGAGCAAATAGCCCGAGCCATCATAAAAGGCATCAGGCGCACCCACTGGGATATGGTGAAAATTCCCCTCCCCTTCATGGGCGTGAACGGTATTCGCTTTACGGCCAGAAAAATCAGAAAATGGCGCGGCCAGCTGGGTTTGAAAAAGGCAGGAGCTTATCTGGCACAACTGGTGCGCATGCAGGAAGAAATAGGCACCGGAGGAGGAGGATTTCGCTTTATTTATGCTGCTTTTTTACAACAGGCCTATCAATACATACCTGACGAAGATTTTATCAGACTCTCTGAACGCTTCACTCAGGCAGGTGACAACTGGAGGGCAGCAGCTGTTCAGGCTGCCGGTATTTATAAAGGACGGCTCACCCAGCAAAGCGACTTCAATCACATGGCTGACATGCTGGAAGCGATTGCTGACCTGGAAAAGCAAGCTTTTACAGAGCTGAAGAAGATCGCAAATAAACATGAATAA
- a CDS encoding halogenase: protein MKAHYDVIILGGGLAGLTLSLQLKKHKPDISLLILERREGEAPAAAFKVGESTVELATYYLREVLDLKDYLDKYELPKHGLRFFFKSPKKDDITTRLEFGPRLRLPVPSHQLDRGTFENYLTRLTCQKGSHFLSGARVTDVHLSNNTHTVFLQHDGQQKQATTRWVVDASGRASILKRKLGFHKTMDHHVNAVWWRLKGVVDIDEWTTDTTWKSYLQPHLRYLSTVHFMDTGYWVWIIPLGTKNTSIGIVADPAYHPFEDINTYEKALQWLKKNEPLCYKMLEPYGKNDGVLDFRVLKHYAHHTQKIYSAQRWAVTGEAGAFLDPLYSPGSDFIAMNNTWISDLILRDLAGEQVALRASIYENTHLNIVDSWLPVYQNKYILMGHPQIMVIKIMWDWALYWAVHAHIFANDGFTDLRILKQLFSSPDSPGQKAGLLNARMQQLFLDWQPYDTELITEGYIDPFDLDFMKTWQKNIELRHPPGLLVNQIEKNVALLEQLAASVFRLVSAHVKETPHDMPVNPYTMSLNPNNSTISEKETDLVITPDPSLEKEIAKMWFYKKTNTIHV, encoded by the coding sequence ATGAAAGCACACTATGACGTGATTATTTTGGGTGGAGGTCTGGCCGGTCTGACCCTCTCCCTGCAACTCAAAAAACACAAGCCGGATATATCTCTTCTTATATTGGAAAGACGAGAAGGCGAAGCTCCGGCAGCGGCCTTCAAGGTTGGCGAGTCCACAGTGGAGCTGGCCACATACTACCTGCGTGAGGTCCTTGACCTTAAAGACTACCTGGACAAATACGAACTGCCCAAACACGGACTCCGCTTCTTTTTTAAGTCGCCCAAGAAAGACGATATCACCACCAGGCTGGAGTTTGGACCCCGTCTGAGGCTGCCAGTACCCAGCCACCAGCTTGACCGCGGAACATTTGAAAATTATCTCACCCGCCTGACCTGCCAAAAAGGAAGCCACTTTCTTTCAGGCGCACGGGTAACGGACGTGCATCTCTCAAACAACACACATACAGTGTTTCTTCAACATGACGGTCAGCAAAAACAGGCAACAACACGATGGGTAGTAGACGCCTCTGGCAGAGCAAGTATTTTAAAAAGAAAACTGGGGTTCCACAAAACTATGGACCACCATGTAAATGCCGTATGGTGGAGATTAAAAGGCGTGGTAGACATTGATGAATGGACTACGGATACCACCTGGAAATCCTATCTGCAGCCCCATCTGAGATATCTTAGCACCGTACATTTCATGGACACGGGATATTGGGTCTGGATAATTCCCTTAGGCACAAAAAACACCAGCATCGGCATCGTGGCCGACCCCGCATACCATCCTTTTGAAGACATAAACACCTATGAAAAAGCCCTTCAGTGGCTCAAAAAAAATGAACCGCTCTGTTACAAAATGCTGGAGCCCTATGGTAAAAATGACGGGGTGCTGGATTTCCGTGTACTAAAACACTACGCACACCACACTCAAAAAATATATTCTGCCCAGCGTTGGGCCGTTACCGGTGAAGCCGGAGCTTTCCTTGACCCTCTGTATTCTCCGGGCTCTGATTTTATTGCTATGAACAATACCTGGATATCTGACCTCATTTTGCGCGACCTTGCCGGAGAGCAGGTTGCCCTGCGCGCTTCTATCTATGAGAATACCCACTTGAATATTGTAGACAGCTGGCTTCCTGTGTATCAGAATAAATACATACTCATGGGTCACCCTCAGATTATGGTAATAAAAATTATGTGGGACTGGGCCCTCTACTGGGCCGTTCATGCGCACATTTTTGCCAATGATGGCTTCACGGATCTACGCATACTGAAACAACTTTTCTCATCACCGGATAGCCCAGGACAAAAAGCCGGTCTCCTCAATGCGCGCATGCAACAACTCTTCCTGGATTGGCAGCCCTATGATACAGAACTTATCACCGAAGGCTATATTGATCCCTTTGATCTGGACTTTATGAAAACCTGGCAAAAAAATATTGAGCTCCGCCACCCGCCCGGGCTCCTGGTTAATCAAATAGAAAAAAATGTGGCGCTGCTTGAACAACTTGCGGCTTCGGTTTTCAGACTTGTAAGTGCCCACGTCAAAGAAACCCCTCATGACATGCCAGTCAATCCTTACACCATGTCACTCAACCCAAACAATTCTACAATATCCGAAAAAGAAACCGATTTAGTCATTACTCCCGACCCATCTCTGGAAAAAGAAATAGCAAAAATGTGGTTTTACAAAAAAACCAATACCATTCATGTCTGA